The following coding sequences lie in one Neptunomonas phycophila genomic window:
- a CDS encoding high-affinity branched-chain amino acid ABC transporter permease LivM, producing MASKFYNAIFAAGVAFILACLMLGVTLQSEGTFLAVEGASAERWTLIGIGIGLVFLSQLFSEQVDALFGKVPKPNLHALMPKGQKVDTLKPWLIAALFIGMVIWPFMVSRGSVDLATLTLIYIMLGLGLNIVVGLAGLLDLGYVAFYAVGAYTYALCSEYLGLSFWVCLPLSAGLAALFGFLLGFPVLRLRGDYLAIVTLGFGEIIRILLNNWTSITGGPNGISGIEKPTLFGLEFSRRASEDGQTFHEFFGIDYSSGYKVIFLYLIAVVLVAFVIFVINRLIRMPIGRAWEALREDEIACRSLGLNRTAIKLSAFTIGASTAGFAGSFFAARQGFISPESFIFIESAIILAIVVLGGMGSQVGVILAAIIMTILPEIAREFSEYRMLLFGLLMVVMMRWRPQGLVPMKRPHLALNDTEVKS from the coding sequence ATGGCTAGTAAATTTTATAATGCGATTTTCGCCGCAGGGGTTGCCTTTATCCTCGCGTGTTTAATGCTTGGTGTCACACTTCAATCTGAGGGGACGTTCCTAGCCGTTGAAGGTGCCTCTGCAGAACGCTGGACATTGATAGGCATAGGCATTGGTTTGGTCTTTCTTTCGCAGCTTTTTTCAGAGCAGGTAGATGCCCTGTTTGGTAAAGTGCCTAAGCCTAATCTACATGCATTAATGCCCAAAGGGCAGAAGGTAGATACACTAAAGCCTTGGCTGATTGCCGCTCTTTTCATTGGCATGGTGATTTGGCCTTTCATGGTTTCGCGTGGATCTGTTGACCTTGCAACCTTAACGCTTATTTACATCATGTTAGGTCTAGGCCTAAACATTGTGGTCGGGCTCGCAGGCTTGTTGGATTTAGGTTATGTCGCCTTCTATGCTGTTGGTGCTTACACCTATGCATTATGCTCCGAATATTTAGGGTTATCGTTTTGGGTCTGTTTGCCCCTGTCCGCTGGGCTTGCAGCATTGTTTGGCTTTTTACTGGGCTTTCCTGTTTTGCGCTTGCGCGGAGACTACTTAGCGATTGTAACCCTTGGCTTCGGTGAGATTATTCGTATCCTACTCAATAACTGGACATCGATCACCGGCGGACCCAACGGTATCTCCGGTATCGAAAAACCAACGTTATTCGGCCTTGAGTTTAGCCGACGAGCCTCCGAAGACGGACAGACCTTCCACGAGTTCTTTGGTATTGATTACAGTAGCGGCTACAAGGTTATCTTCCTATATCTCATTGCTGTTGTATTAGTGGCTTTTGTCATCTTCGTTATCAACCGCCTTATTCGCATGCCGATTGGTCGCGCATGGGAAGCGTTACGCGAAGACGAAATCGCATGTCGATCATTAGGCCTAAACCGCACCGCAATCAAGCTATCAGCATTTACTATAGGCGCATCAACAGCTGGGTTTGCTGGTTCCTTCTTTGCGGCTCGCCAAGGTTTTATCAGCCCTGAATCCTTCATCTTCATTGAATCGGCTATCATTTTGGCCATTGTGGTACTGGGCGGTATGGGCTCACAAGTGGGCGTTATTTTAGCCGCCATTATCATGACAATACTGCCTGAGATAGCACGTGAATTTTCAGAATACCGCATGCTGTTATTTGGATTACTCATGGTTGTAATGATGCGTTGGCGCCCTCAAGGCCTAGTTCCAATGAAACGCCCGCACCTCGCTTTAAATGATACGGAGGTGAAATCATGA
- a CDS encoding SMI1/KNR4 family protein: MNDIIDELRAMNLDRFGSIELPDDDQLVEIEEELLIGIPPDFKEYLLEASDVVVGTLTPVTVTDPHAHTHLPEVTATAWSIGLPRDVIPVCETPDGYYAMSSEGVISFWERETEEFGEQEWENIWDWVEKVWMQS, from the coding sequence ATGAACGATATTATCGATGAACTTCGCGCTATGAATCTCGATCGATTTGGCTCAATCGAATTACCAGATGACGATCAACTAGTCGAAATAGAAGAAGAATTGCTCATTGGCATACCACCCGATTTTAAAGAGTACCTCTTAGAAGCAAGCGATGTAGTGGTGGGCACGCTTACCCCTGTTACGGTTACAGACCCGCACGCGCATACTCACCTTCCTGAAGTTACGGCAACCGCATGGTCTATTGGTTTACCACGCGATGTTATCCCTGTGTGCGAAACACCAGATGGCTACTACGCGATGTCTAGCGAAGGTGTGATTAGTTTTTGGGAACGCGAAACCGAAGAGTTTGGCGAACAAGAGTGGGAAAACATCTGGGATTGGGTCGAGAAAGTGTGGATGCAAAGCTAA
- the fdhD gene encoding formate dehydrogenase accessory sulfurtransferase FdhD, which translates to MSPVYLAWPESKHLKSHANNQETTQAATVCSTPCDEQPSSSNQAQRLPCNRHGYQTTLYREAYTANNPSDSFEDLSVDLIEEMPLVITVNGLAHAVMMITPIDIESFIMGFAYSEGIISSLQDIRDLRVDPIIYDGIHSITADIVLSPRALHTYKQQQTARKGSTGCGLCGTASLADALPPLKPLPDNSAFANLNAEQLIHLRDNVSTYQVLGRQVGAIHAAVLIDEHGTVLTSHEDIGRHNALDKIIGWALEHQKELTGTSVLMTSRCSTELIQKAVRAGIHSLIHLASPSALAVQQARRYGLSLIHIPRHGKPRYFSDRYTSTKCTDNHPSIVS; encoded by the coding sequence ATGAGCCCCGTGTATCTTGCTTGGCCAGAATCTAAACACCTGAAAAGCCATGCAAATAATCAAGAAACAACCCAAGCGGCAACTGTTTGCTCAACACCTTGTGACGAGCAGCCCTCATCGAGCAACCAAGCTCAACGGTTGCCATGTAATCGTCATGGGTATCAAACAACCCTATACAGGGAAGCCTACACCGCTAACAATCCAAGCGACTCTTTTGAAGATTTATCCGTCGATTTAATCGAAGAAATGCCGCTCGTTATTACCGTTAACGGCCTTGCTCATGCGGTTATGATGATAACGCCCATTGATATCGAATCATTTATAATGGGGTTTGCCTATAGCGAAGGGATCATTAGCTCATTGCAGGACATACGCGATTTACGCGTAGATCCAATTATTTATGACGGCATACACAGTATAACGGCAGACATCGTACTTAGCCCTCGCGCATTACATACCTACAAGCAACAACAAACCGCTCGTAAAGGCTCTACAGGCTGCGGCTTATGTGGAACTGCATCATTAGCTGATGCCTTACCACCACTGAAACCACTACCTGATAACAGCGCTTTTGCGAATCTCAACGCTGAACAGCTCATACACCTTCGCGATAATGTATCGACTTACCAGGTTTTAGGCCGCCAAGTAGGCGCTATACACGCCGCCGTTTTAATAGATGAGCATGGAACCGTGCTCACCAGCCACGAAGACATAGGCCGTCATAATGCCCTTGATAAAATTATAGGCTGGGCGCTAGAGCACCAAAAAGAGCTCACCGGCACTAGCGTGTTAATGACCAGCCGCTGCAGTACCGAGCTTATCCAAAAAGCCGTTCGCGCCGGCATTCACTCATTAATCCATTTGGCTTCGCCTAGCGCGCTAGCGGTTCAGCAAGCGCGACGCTACGGACTCAGCCTAATCCACATACCGCGCCATGGTAAACCTCGCTATTTTTCTGATAGGTACACATCTACTAAATGCACTGACAATCACCCAAGCATCGTGTCTTAA
- a CDS encoding PilT/PilU family type 4a pilus ATPase — protein sequence MDFYECLQKLAAHDGSDLYLSTGAPPCGKFQGVLKPLSRDVYQRGDIEKIALAVMDEEQRETFHHELEMNLAITVEKAGRFRLNIFKQRNDVAIVARNIKMDIPRMEDLGLPDTLKDVIMSKRGLILFVGGTGSGKSTSLAALIDHRNTNSGGHIITIEDPIEFVHSHKKSIVNQREVGVDTRSFHNALINTLRQAPDVILIGEIRDRETMEHCLAFAETGHLAISTLHANNANQAFDRIINFFPEEKRNQLLMDLSLNVRAIVSQRLVPTIDGKRAAAIEILIGTSTIQELILKGDIDGIKEIMEKSEALGMQTFDSALFKLVKEGRVTEEEAIKNADSPNNLRLRIKLSKEGQNTTPGLNLSLEEDKKPEADEDETDPINSIFR from the coding sequence ATGGATTTTTATGAATGCCTGCAAAAACTGGCAGCGCATGATGGTTCAGACCTTTATTTGTCCACTGGCGCTCCGCCCTGTGGCAAGTTTCAAGGCGTCCTAAAACCCCTGTCACGGGATGTTTACCAACGCGGTGATATTGAGAAAATCGCTTTAGCGGTCATGGATGAAGAACAACGCGAGACATTTCATCACGAATTAGAAATGAACCTCGCAATCACAGTTGAAAAAGCGGGACGCTTTCGACTCAACATCTTCAAGCAACGTAACGACGTCGCCATCGTCGCGCGTAATATCAAAATGGATATTCCGCGCATGGAAGATTTAGGGCTACCGGATACGCTTAAAGATGTCATCATGTCTAAGCGTGGGCTAATCCTCTTTGTGGGCGGTACAGGTTCTGGCAAATCGACCTCGTTAGCGGCATTAATTGATCACCGCAACACCAATAGCGGCGGTCATATCATCACCATTGAGGACCCTATCGAGTTTGTTCATTCGCACAAAAAGTCGATTGTTAACCAGCGCGAAGTCGGTGTGGACACTCGCAGTTTTCACAATGCCTTGATCAACACCCTGCGCCAAGCACCCGATGTGATCCTCATTGGCGAAATACGCGACCGTGAGACAATGGAACATTGTTTAGCTTTCGCAGAAACCGGACACTTAGCAATTTCCACTTTGCATGCAAACAACGCCAACCAAGCGTTCGACCGGATTATCAATTTCTTCCCTGAAGAAAAGCGCAACCAGCTTTTAATGGATTTATCGTTAAATGTCCGTGCAATCGTCTCACAACGGTTAGTCCCAACTATTGATGGCAAGCGTGCGGCAGCTATAGAAATACTTATCGGCACATCCACTATTCAAGAGCTGATCCTCAAAGGGGATATTGACGGTATAAAAGAAATAATGGAAAAGTCCGAAGCATTGGGTATGCAAACCTTTGACTCTGCTTTGTTCAAGCTAGTGAAAGAAGGCCGCGTTACAGAGGAAGAGGCTATCAAAAATGCCGATTCGCCGAATAACCTGCGCCTTCGTATTAAACTCAGCAAAGAAGGTCAAAACACAACGCCAGGCCTCAATTTAAGTTTAGAAGAAGACAAAAAACCCGAAGCCGACGAAGACGAAACCGATCCAATCAACTCGATTTTCCGCTAA
- a CDS encoding exopolyphosphatase translates to MSDRQFRLVTRSDFDGLVCAVLLKHLHLLNDIKFVHPKDMQDGKIEITGDDITTNLPYVASAHISFDHHLSETIRNEQADNHIIDPDAPSAARVVWRHYGGHASFPKAWDEMMEAVDKGDSAQYNQEEVLNPKGWELLNFLMDARTGLGRFREFRISNYQLMMDLIDYCKNHNIDEILTLPDVKERVELYFEHEAKCKEQIKRCATVHGNLVVLDLRNEDTIYAGNRFVIYALFPQCNISIHVLWGLKQQNTVFATGKSIFDRNSQTNVGELMLRYNGGGHHAAGTCQVDNDKAQATLEALIKQINEDG, encoded by the coding sequence ATGTCTGATCGCCAGTTTCGACTTGTAACCCGTAGTGACTTTGATGGCTTAGTGTGTGCTGTTTTACTGAAGCATCTACATCTATTAAACGATATAAAATTTGTACACCCTAAAGATATGCAAGACGGGAAAATCGAGATAACCGGGGACGATATCACGACCAACCTACCTTACGTTGCTAGTGCACATATTTCTTTCGACCACCACTTATCCGAAACTATCCGTAACGAGCAAGCCGATAACCACATCATAGACCCGGACGCACCATCAGCAGCACGTGTCGTATGGCGTCACTATGGTGGCCATGCTTCATTCCCTAAAGCATGGGACGAAATGATGGAAGCCGTCGACAAAGGCGATTCGGCTCAATACAACCAAGAAGAAGTGCTAAACCCTAAAGGTTGGGAGCTGCTTAACTTTTTAATGGATGCGCGCACCGGCTTAGGGCGCTTCCGCGAATTTCGCATCTCTAACTACCAGTTAATGATGGACCTTATCGACTACTGCAAGAACCATAATATCGATGAAATCCTGACTCTTCCCGATGTGAAAGAGCGCGTCGAGCTGTATTTTGAACATGAAGCCAAATGCAAAGAACAAATTAAACGCTGCGCCACTGTGCACGGAAACTTAGTCGTCTTAGATTTACGTAACGAAGATACGATTTATGCCGGCAACCGCTTTGTAATTTATGCGTTATTCCCGCAATGCAATATTTCTATCCATGTACTGTGGGGCTTAAAGCAACAAAATACCGTATTCGCGACGGGTAAATCGATCTTTGATCGTAACTCGCAAACCAATGTAGGCGAACTTATGCTGCGTTATAATGGCGGTGGTCATCATGCTGCGGGCACTTGCCAAGTTGATAACGATAAAGCCCAAGCAACTCTCGAAGCACTGATCAAACAAATCAACGAAGACGGCTAA
- the livG gene encoding high-affinity branched-chain amino acid ABC transporter ATP-binding protein LivG, translated as MSQLLLDVNGLMMQFGGLVAVNKVNLNVKERQIVSVIGPNGAGKTTVFNCLSGFYIPTGGSVMFKGKEIAGKKDFQISRQGLVRTFQHVRLFKQMTVIENMLVAQHRHLNTNLLSGLFKTASYKRLEQEAMDRAAHWLEEVDLLQFANRESGNLSYGQQRRLEIARCMVTQPELLLLDEPAAGLNPNETKELDELIIKLRDEHDISVLLIEHDMGLVMGISDHIYVIAQGTPLADGNADDIRNNPDVIKAYLGEA; from the coding sequence ATGAGCCAGTTATTATTAGATGTTAACGGGCTAATGATGCAGTTTGGTGGGCTAGTTGCCGTCAACAAAGTGAACTTGAACGTAAAAGAACGTCAAATAGTGTCGGTTATCGGCCCCAATGGAGCAGGTAAAACAACCGTGTTTAACTGCCTGTCCGGTTTCTACATCCCAACAGGCGGCAGCGTCATGTTCAAAGGGAAAGAAATAGCGGGCAAAAAAGACTTTCAAATCTCTCGCCAAGGTTTAGTACGCACCTTCCAGCATGTGCGGCTATTCAAGCAAATGACAGTCATCGAGAACATGCTGGTTGCACAGCATCGCCATCTCAATACCAATTTGCTATCGGGTCTATTCAAAACCGCATCTTACAAACGCCTTGAACAAGAAGCGATGGACCGTGCCGCCCACTGGCTAGAAGAAGTCGATCTATTACAGTTTGCTAACCGTGAATCAGGCAACCTTTCTTACGGCCAGCAACGTCGTTTAGAGATTGCACGCTGTATGGTGACTCAACCCGAGCTGTTACTGTTGGATGAGCCAGCTGCTGGCCTCAACCCCAACGAAACAAAAGAACTGGATGAACTCATCATCAAGCTACGTGACGAACACGACATTTCGGTACTCTTAATCGAGCATGATATGGGTCTAGTCATGGGCATTTCGGATCATATTTACGTAATCGCTCAAGGCACACCACTCGCCGATGGTAATGCCGATGACATCCGCAACAATCCCGATGTTATCAAAGCATACTTAGGAGAAGCCTAA
- a CDS encoding FdhF/YdeP family oxidoreductase: protein MSTQKATQTHSFKTAYFTPYTGPAGGWGALQSTTQHWLKSENAVRNIHTLLKTNQAQGFDCPGCAWGEKHDNSKIRFCENGAKAVNWEATSKTVSPDFFAQHSVSWLSTQSDYYLEYQGRLTHPMQYNAKTDHYEPISWEDAFTTIANTLNRLGSPNELELYTSGRASNEAAFLYQLFGRLFGTNNFPDCSNMCHEASGYALTSSIGTGKGTVEIDDFEQADAVFVFGQNPGTNHPRMLETLREVSKRGAPIVSFNTLRERGLERFQNPQSPVQMLTNGSTPISSHYFCPKIGGDMAAVRGMVKALLALEHEAQERSEAVFDHAFLTANTVGLEDYLAIVNATPWTSIVEQSGLSQPEIEHAATLYAQAPRVICTWAMGITQHKHSVATIHEIINLLALRGNLGKPGAGACPVRGHSNVQGDRTMGINENPSTAFLSRLGEVFGFEAPTQAGHAVIDAIRAMRSGRSKVFIGLGGNFAAATPDTQVTHAALQNCELTVQISTKLNRSHLAVGKNAIILPCLGRTDIDHQASGPQQVTVEDSFSMVHASGGVIEPLSDQMRSEPAIIAALATATFANSPKSQLVNWSALTEDYGRIRDLIEQVIPGFEGFNEKIAQPGGFYLGNSARDLVWKTQTGKAVIHSHALPASILPDKAASQLTERTLILQTLRSHDQYNTTIYGMNDRYRGIKGERKVIFINEADIQRLGFADGQSVSIRSLWDDGETRQIDGFKLVPYDIPAGNVAAYYPETNPLVPLDSVGDFSATPTSKSIAVEIQAYESARII, encoded by the coding sequence ATGTCCACGCAAAAGGCAACACAAACACACTCATTTAAAACAGCGTATTTCACCCCTTACACAGGCCCAGCCGGTGGTTGGGGAGCCTTACAAAGCACCACTCAGCACTGGCTTAAAAGCGAAAACGCCGTTCGTAATATCCATACTTTGCTTAAAACCAACCAAGCACAAGGTTTTGATTGTCCGGGATGTGCATGGGGAGAAAAACACGATAACAGCAAAATCCGGTTTTGCGAAAACGGTGCTAAAGCTGTTAATTGGGAAGCTACCTCTAAAACCGTTTCACCCGACTTTTTCGCACAGCACAGCGTTAGCTGGTTAAGCACTCAAAGCGATTATTACCTAGAGTACCAAGGGCGTTTAACTCACCCAATGCAATACAACGCGAAAACGGATCATTATGAGCCTATCAGTTGGGAAGACGCATTCACCACCATTGCTAATACCCTTAACCGTTTAGGTTCGCCTAATGAACTCGAGCTATATACATCAGGCCGTGCAAGTAATGAAGCCGCTTTTCTATACCAGTTGTTTGGCCGGTTGTTTGGCACGAACAACTTCCCTGATTGCTCTAACATGTGTCACGAGGCCAGTGGATATGCCCTAACCAGCAGTATAGGTACCGGCAAAGGCACCGTTGAAATAGACGATTTTGAGCAGGCCGACGCCGTTTTTGTCTTTGGTCAAAACCCTGGGACCAATCACCCCCGAATGCTAGAAACGCTGCGGGAAGTCAGCAAGCGCGGCGCGCCCATTGTAAGCTTTAATACTTTACGCGAGCGTGGGTTAGAGCGCTTCCAAAACCCGCAAAGTCCCGTCCAGATGCTAACCAACGGATCAACGCCGATATCATCACACTACTTTTGCCCTAAAATAGGTGGCGATATGGCCGCAGTCCGCGGCATGGTAAAAGCCTTACTCGCATTGGAACACGAAGCGCAAGAGCGCTCAGAAGCAGTGTTTGATCACGCTTTCTTAACAGCAAACACCGTCGGACTTGAAGATTATTTAGCTATAGTTAATGCAACTCCGTGGACAAGTATTGTGGAGCAATCGGGCTTAAGCCAACCCGAAATAGAACACGCCGCTACCCTCTACGCCCAAGCACCGCGCGTTATCTGTACATGGGCAATGGGCATCACACAGCATAAACACTCAGTAGCGACCATTCACGAAATTATCAACCTGCTCGCCTTACGCGGCAACTTAGGCAAACCTGGCGCTGGTGCCTGCCCCGTTCGCGGACACAGCAATGTACAAGGCGACCGCACCATGGGTATCAACGAAAACCCTAGCACTGCCTTTTTAAGCCGCTTAGGTGAAGTGTTTGGTTTTGAAGCCCCCACCCAAGCAGGCCACGCCGTTATCGACGCCATCCGCGCTATGCGATCAGGCCGCAGTAAGGTGTTTATTGGGCTGGGCGGCAACTTTGCTGCCGCGACACCAGATACACAGGTCACACATGCCGCTTTACAAAACTGCGAGCTCACTGTGCAGATCAGTACTAAGCTTAACCGCTCGCATTTAGCGGTTGGAAAAAACGCCATTATATTGCCTTGCTTGGGACGCACAGACATTGACCACCAAGCAAGTGGCCCACAACAGGTCACCGTAGAAGATTCGTTTAGCATGGTGCATGCTTCCGGTGGTGTTATTGAGCCGCTATCAGATCAAATGCGCTCTGAACCGGCTATCATTGCAGCATTAGCCACAGCAACATTCGCAAACAGCCCAAAAAGCCAGCTCGTCAACTGGTCAGCGTTAACCGAAGATTATGGACGTATTCGTGATCTGATCGAGCAAGTCATCCCCGGATTTGAAGGTTTCAACGAAAAAATCGCCCAACCGGGCGGGTTTTACTTAGGTAACAGTGCGCGCGACCTTGTGTGGAAAACCCAAACGGGCAAAGCTGTTATCCACAGCCATGCACTGCCCGCCAGCATACTGCCTGATAAAGCAGCTTCTCAACTCACAGAACGCACACTCATATTGCAAACCCTGCGCTCACATGATCAATACAACACCACCATTTACGGCATGAATGACCGATACCGTGGTATAAAAGGCGAACGCAAAGTGATATTTATTAACGAAGCCGACATACAACGCCTAGGCTTTGCAGACGGCCAAAGCGTCAGTATTCGATCATTATGGGACGATGGCGAAACTCGCCAAATAGACGGTTTCAAATTAGTCCCCTACGATATTCCAGCTGGTAATGTGGCCGCTTACTATCCAGAAACTAACCCATTGGTCCCGCTCGACAGTGTGGGAGATTTTAGCGCAACCCCTACCTCAAAAAGCATAGCGGTAGAAATACAAGCGTATGAATCCGCACGTATTATTTAG
- a CDS encoding ABC transporter ATP-binding protein, whose translation MLKIDKINTHYGPIQALHDVSIDVKTGEIVTLIGANGAGKTTLMMTICGDPRATSGTIEFDGTDISKMDTPAIMRKGLAVVPEGRRVFSRLTVQENLHMGAYFRSQAEYQETLEHVLELFPRLRERINQRAGTMSGGEQQMLAIGRAMMSKPRMILLDEPSLGLAPIIIQQIFDIIEQLRNEGVTIFLVEQNANQALRIADRGYVLENGRVVLSDTGDALLTNEAVRQAYLGG comes from the coding sequence ATGTTAAAAATCGACAAGATCAATACACATTATGGGCCAATCCAAGCGCTGCATGACGTCTCTATTGACGTCAAAACCGGTGAGATAGTCACTCTCATTGGAGCCAATGGCGCCGGCAAAACCACTTTGATGATGACTATTTGCGGCGATCCGCGCGCAACGTCCGGCACGATCGAGTTTGACGGCACAGACATCAGCAAAATGGATACACCTGCCATTATGCGCAAAGGGCTAGCCGTTGTCCCCGAAGGCCGCCGAGTCTTCTCACGCCTTACTGTTCAAGAAAACCTGCACATGGGCGCTTATTTTCGCTCTCAGGCCGAGTATCAAGAAACGTTAGAACATGTACTGGAACTGTTCCCCCGCTTACGCGAACGAATCAACCAGCGCGCCGGCACCATGTCTGGCGGCGAACAACAAATGCTCGCTATTGGACGCGCGATGATGAGTAAGCCACGAATGATCCTGCTAGATGAGCCGTCATTAGGCTTAGCGCCTATCATCATCCAGCAAATCTTCGACATCATCGAACAGCTGCGCAACGAAGGAGTGACTATCTTCTTGGTCGAGCAAAACGCGAACCAAGCATTACGCATAGCTGATCGGGGTTATGTGCTCGAAAACGGCCGTGTAGTGCTCAGCGATACGGGTGACGCGTTACTCACCAATGAAGCCGTACGCCAAGCGTATTTGGGAGGGTAA
- a CDS encoding LysR family transcriptional regulator yields MDIKQLQFLCALERLGHFGKAADACCVTQPTLSMRLRNLEEELGVTLIKRKQRFEGFTPEGERLLQWAKQTISAFDGLKSEAARLKGSLVGTLRIGIVPLSHVHLMPVLKALSEQSPQLRFQLHSLSSEQIIEQLTSNHLDVGLTYLAQVESERFIVHPLGQPDIGLLYHPEYFHFDQDSNLPAPHRLPWSALANIPLGLLSPAMRFRQGIDRTASVKGVTLTPLIESDAVEHLIEAANEGLCCTLVPLPVLNSPMLDHLMIAPMETALPQPALAAVSCRNQSTPNGLALALLQMLKTTY; encoded by the coding sequence ATGGATATTAAGCAGCTACAATTTTTATGCGCCCTAGAACGCCTTGGTCATTTTGGCAAAGCAGCCGACGCTTGCTGTGTAACACAACCGACGTTATCCATGCGGCTTCGTAATTTAGAGGAAGAGCTTGGCGTTACACTGATCAAACGAAAGCAACGCTTCGAAGGCTTTACGCCCGAAGGCGAGCGATTACTACAGTGGGCCAAACAAACCATCAGTGCTTTTGATGGGCTGAAATCCGAAGCGGCCCGTTTAAAAGGCTCTTTAGTCGGCACTTTACGCATTGGTATTGTGCCCCTAAGCCATGTACACCTCATGCCTGTTCTCAAAGCCTTATCAGAACAGTCTCCTCAACTACGCTTCCAATTACACTCCCTAAGCTCCGAGCAGATCATTGAGCAACTAACCAGTAATCATCTGGACGTCGGGCTGACTTACTTAGCTCAAGTAGAGTCCGAACGCTTTATCGTGCACCCTTTAGGGCAACCCGATATCGGCTTGTTATACCACCCTGAGTACTTTCATTTTGACCAAGACTCAAACTTACCGGCACCGCATCGATTACCCTGGTCGGCACTAGCCAACATCCCTCTCGGCTTGCTGAGTCCGGCGATGCGGTTTAGACAAGGTATCGATCGCACCGCCAGTGTTAAAGGGGTAACACTGACCCCACTGATCGAATCCGATGCCGTCGAACACCTAATCGAAGCCGCTAACGAAGGCCTTTGCTGCACGCTAGTCCCCTTACCTGTGCTTAACAGTCCTATGCTCGACCATTTAATGATAGCTCCGATGGAAACCGCTTTACCGCAACCTGCGCTTGCTGCTGTTAGCTGTCGTAACCAAAGCACTCCCAATGGACTCGCACTTGCCTTGTTACAAATGCTGAAAACCACCTATTGA
- a CDS encoding CPXCG motif-containing cysteine-rich protein: protein MSFLDEQEIGCPYCGERITVLIDPTDSDQQYIEDCQVCCRPIDFFVSETEEGDLQVHVQSENE, encoded by the coding sequence ATGAGCTTTTTAGATGAACAAGAGATTGGATGCCCGTATTGTGGAGAGCGTATTACGGTATTGATTGATCCAACCGATTCGGACCAGCAATATATCGAAGATTGTCAGGTGTGTTGTCGCCCAATCGATTTTTTTGTATCCGAAACCGAAGAGGGCGATCTACAGGTGCATGTGCAGTCAGAAAATGAGTGA